A genome region from Oenanthe melanoleuca isolate GR-GAL-2019-014 chromosome 14, OMel1.0, whole genome shotgun sequence includes the following:
- the TMEM114 gene encoding transmembrane protein 114, translating to MRVNLGALSLFVALVGLSSFIFLVVAIATDFWYIIDASKLEASRNGTDALSSHSGLWRTCRVRSECYPLINPFWQENANITESHRQLLYMHGTFVILMPLSLILMIFGGMTGFISILARAYLLLLMTGLLFLFGALVTLTGISVYIAYSAAAFQEAVCLLRSKDLLVEIDIRFGWSLALVWISFVAEVLTGAVFLLAARVVGLKQQHEQAL from the exons aTGAGGGTTAACTTGGGCGCGCTCTCCCTCTTCGTGGCCCTGGTGGGACTTTCGAGCTTCATCTTCCTCGTGGTGGCCATCGCCACCGACTTCTGGTACATCATCGATGCCTCCAAGCTGGAGGCGTCCCGGAACGGCACGGACGCGCTCAGCTCGCACTCGGGGCTCTGGCGGACCTGCCGCG TGAGGAGTGAATGCTACCCTTTGATAAACCCCTTCTGGCAAGAGAATGCGAACATCACCGAATCACACAGACAGCTCTTGT atatGCATGGGACATTTGTCATCCTGATGCCCCTCAGCCTGATACTGATGATTTTTGGAGGAATGACTGGATTCATCAGTATTCTTGCCAGGGCTTACCTACTGCTCCTAATGACAGgactgcttttcctttttggaG CTCTTGTTACCCTCACAGGGATCAGTGTCTATATTGCATattcagctgctgccttccaaGAAGCTGTTTGCCTCCTGAGGAGCAAGGATCTCCTGGTGGAAATCGATATCAGGTTTGGCTGGTCCCTGGCACTGGTCTGGATCTCCTTTGTGGCAGAAGTGCTCACTGGGGCCGTGTTCCTGCTGGCAGCAAGAGTCGTGGGTCTGAAACAGCAGCATGAGCAGGCTTTatga